From the Lactuca sativa cultivar Salinas chromosome 9, Lsat_Salinas_v11, whole genome shotgun sequence genome, the window GCTAAGGTGGCATCTCACAACGGTTGAGTTTCATCCATTGAATGACATATGGACTTGCCACCTCATTCAACTTTCTCATTGAACTCACCATTGTGGATGCTCTTAGCACAAAAAAGGGAAAGAAAGAATGTATTCCGCCCAAAATGCCACCACACCATCCTCAGTCCCGATTGAAGAACACAAAGAGTTAAGGGAATCGTTGATGGCGTCATTGAACATGGATGTTAATGAAAACAAAATTGGGGAATGATTTTGGCGTATTTGAGGGATTAAAAGCATATAATCTGAATTTAAGTGATAATTTGTCACAAAAAACCTTTATATACCTTACTAGGTTACAACTCATGTGAACCACGAGTAAGAAAGAAAAACACTATTGATAatttaaaatgataataaaaaaatcaaacatttacaaatttttattaaattacaaAGATATAATCCTTATCTATAAGTTTATAATGATtagttaaaattaatatatacatTATTTTAAATATCCAATATACATTTTGTATGTATGCATTTATACAATGCAATGGAAATTTgagtaaaatgtaaaaaaaaatacaataaatcaTGGAAATGTCATTGTTATACGAAAAATTAAATATacattttttatgttttgacttttaatatatgtttaatttaataattatttgaatattattatgtattaatcgaaatattcatttataaattatttttttaattttaattggaTTAACCCAAGTTTAACTCATTTAGTTAATATGTTGTATCGAGAACTACATAAATAGATCAACTGAAAACTCATTTATCTAAAATGTTTGGTTAGGTTGGAAATatcaacttatttaaataaataggtTGAGTTGGCTTGAAATTTTCAACCCAATTAATAAATGAATtgaacccgaacccaacccaaaTCGATCAATTGCAACACTTTCCAAAAGAATTTTTCAGAAGAAAACCAGAAAGCCCTTCCTTAGTAAAGTTCTTCAACTCTTTATCAAAAAATTTGTAAGTATTTCATTCCTCCAAATCTAGTATTtataaaataccacatataacctTCCCTTTTCAACTTTTTTTATAGTGAAATTGATCAGGAGACATCCATCGAGTTCCTCTTTTTTTTTTCCCTTTTTCTATCCATAAGCCACATACTTGGATTTCATTAATGCTAAACTATTAATTCATACTTTTTACCAATTAATCAATGTCGTTATTGGCATAATGGTTCATTCAACAACATCTTAAATTGAAGTattaactcataagaacatgtaaatgtTGATGTTTAAAGGGGCTCTCCTTTCTGTAACCTTTTTACCAAGATCAAAACCCAAATATATTCGCATGACTAAACTACCATGGTAATCTAAGTTTAAAAAGAAACACCGAAGGAGACAAATATAACATTTTGTGATACTATACACATCAAAGTTTTTCATTCGGACAAATCATCGAACACTCAGCATGGATTATGAAATATAACTATAACTTACAAACAAAGAGAGATGATGCTATCTTGCCAATAGTCAACCCTGCATATTAAAACTCATGATTCATCAAATAAAACTCTAAGTCTAATTTAATGAAAACGTTTTAATAAACCTGAATCGGGTCGACTCAATCAAGGCTTAGCATATCTATTGACCAAATCGGATTTACAAGAACATAGagcaaaaatcaaaacaaatgtagATTAGTTGATGAAAAGGCAAATAAACATGCCATAATGGAACATAAATCATGAAAAATCAAAGATGAATAtccttctttaaaaaaaaaaataactaaaaataaaaataaaaaaacaacaacaacaacaagaacgaCAACGCAGGATCGAATCATTTTACGTTTCACGTTATTTTTCTTAATCTCAAGTTCAATATAGTTGTGGAATATTTTCAAGCGAGATAAGCATCAGAGAGAGGGTAGATGTAAGAAGAGGAGGTGATATCGTGGATcagagaagaaaaaaaaaacggttGTCAACTGTACCCAGATTTGGATATGATACTAATATGCCATTTCcatttttcaaaatttgaatatCATATAATGTTATAAGCAAGATATAGGGAGAAGAAGAGTATTGCTAAGATTAAAGAATAGAAGGGTAAATTGGTAATTTTAGTTGATGGTGAATGAGGTTTATTGAATGGACAAATGGCTAACAAGGATTCTTTTATTAGGAGTTCGATACGATGtcatcagttttttttttttttttttgctacttTGATTTTTAAAGCCTTAATAACCATGCATATATGCAAGTTATTTTCTTGATTTGTGTCCACGACCAAATCCAACCTTTTTTCCAGCCTCATCATACACAGCCTCCGGTGTCTTTGGTGATGCCATTTGAATAAGGTTCCCTTGAGGCCTGAGTGGAAATTCCATGTTTATTTTCCCACCCCAATCTTCGACATTTGAACACTTGTTAATATACTTCAATCATAACATCTGTCATGTATAGACTAATCTTTACGCAAGGGGTATATTGTGTCATATCCGTAATCTAAATGACAACATACATACCGACTGATCAAAAGGCACATATAACTTGCGTATAATAAAAATTAACAATTTCATTGTTACTCATTGACTAGTACTTTATAATTCTTGAGTACATAGTTTTATCATTCATAAAGCTACAATTTGACTAAAGAGGCGCCTTATTCCAACTATATTATGTAAATCCTTCATATATAACAATGCATCATTGTACTTGTTTTCATGACTTGTGTTCACTCACATCCTTGAGGGGAAAACCCTACTTTTCCTTCAGCCATATCATACACAATCTGCGTTGTCATTTGCTGAATATTCCCATATATACTAGGTTCAGAATCATCGTCATTCCCAGTAAAAGCCAAGCACATTTTATCACGACTAGTTGCAATAAGCGCCCCTTGAGGTTGAATACCCACGTTTACATTCTGACCAAAACCCATGCTTATCGTTGGCATCCTAACATCCGTATGGTTACTTAAATCATAACACGTATCAAGTATCGACAATGGTTTAGTCAATGGGTATTGCGTCATTTCTGCTCGAAACGTGTTTCTAAGAGCCAAATAAGCCTTCGGAGGGAGCCTTGTGATAACAGTTCCTGAGTCCATGATCATACTCGATCTCATTGCTATTCTTGTATTACCAATCGTCATAGAAACCAACTTAACATTAAAGAAAGTACTACCCCCTAGAGAGGTTAACAAAGGTGTGTACTTGACATTTCTAGAAATTCCACTTTTTCCAAATGTTAAGTAACCACTACTGCTATCTGTTGATGGAAGACAATAAGAGAAGACTTTCCCGTATTTATTAGCAGTTTGTGACACAATTGAAAGTTTGCCACTACCGAGCCCAAGCAGCCCGGTAGCTGTTCCATAGTCTCCGTCATTGGTTTGGCCACACCCAAACATGAAATTATCAAATTCCTCGTTTTTACTCAATGTAAGTTTCTCTTTTGCAAACTCTCCAACTGAGTAGGATCCGTCTCCATATCGAATGCCATAGACACATGTTAATGACCTACAACCAGGAAGGTTTCCGGTGGCTGAAGGAAGTAATGAGCACTCCGTTGATGTGCAAGAGATGTTGGAATAGGTAGTTGATAAGGAAGGTGAAAACATGGGATCTTGTTGGCTATAACAGGAGCCTGAACATGGTTGGCATTGTGTCCATGTTAAATCGCTTCCTGTGTCCATAATGAGTGAAAGATCTTTCTTTGGGGTGCCCATTCCAATTGTTACTATGTAGTTGCCGGAATTGAATAGGGTGCCGGATGTTGCAGGCATGGTTGCCATGGAGGTTTTGATACCTTTTTTtccagtggtggtggtggttgtcaACCTTGATTTGATTGCGTCAAATCTGGACTGGTCATGGGTCAATATTTCTTCCATGGTTATGGGTTTCATAATGTTTTTACTGAACTTGGAACATGGTCCGTGTTTGTGAACCACTTTCAATGATCCATATTTCTTGTCACCTAATTCATGAATTCAAATGTTATTCATTGATTATAATTCAGATATGTATGTATGCATCATGCATGCATGTATGTATTTATATGCGTATgtgtttgtatatatgtatttatgtTAGTATTACGTTAGTATGTACGTACACGTACTTTTAGATAAatcggaaaagaaaaaaaaagttggttTATGAAAACTAACGTTTAGTGGATGGGCTACAAATAGAAGATGATAAGAAAGAGCTTAATTTGACTGTTTGATAGTGGTGGGCTATGGCATCTACTTTGGCTTCGCTTCTCTCTGTCGCACTTCGTTTTCCTGCAACTATTAAAACAAAGAGAAAACAATATGAAAGAAACATTATGGTGGAGTTGGATGGTGCCATTTCGCTTTTCAGTACTGGTTTTCTTTCGTCCTTCTTCACCATTATTTATAGCCATTAGTACTAGACGTCCATAAATGTGTTTAGAGCCGAATTCAGTCCCGAGCGTAGCCCAATGTTAACCCCACTACTCACCCTGATGTAAcatgtcaagaaaatgtttattttatattgtaACATCTTATTTATTATATGATGAGAACACGACGGAAAGTATGATACGTATCTCAAGAAAGCACTTCCAAAACAAGAAAGTCTTACTAAACTTTCCTGTCAGTGTCGGCTTATTTATTCATTGAATTACATTTATAAAACATAAGCCCATAACtacctaaacacacacacacacacacacacacacacacacacacatatatatatatatatatatatatatatatatatatatatatatatatatatatatatatatatatatatatatatatatatatatatatatatatatatatatatatataggaatgagttctatggaaaacaaataactagggcaacatctaccggaaccaataatcaaatgatacgtgtccatttctttctttacaagtaatgtattgtggaagttattgtggaagtgatgtgttgtcatgtttttattggttcaaatatgtgtgtatatatatatatatatatatatatatatatatatatatatatatatatatatatatatatatatatatatatatatataatggaaatCTACATTTTTGTCCTATTATTTTGCCCGCATTTACAAAAAAAATCTAAACTATTAAATGTTAACGGAAAAGCATGAAATACTTTATAAACAGGTAAATTGACCCAATTTACCCGGTTACCACTCTTGCAACCGGTAACAAACCGATGTAGCATTAAATCAGATTAGGTGGAAGGTGAGTCGACCAAATCACACACCCATTCCGTCAACGGTAAATCACACATAGTTATGGTAATATCGTCTTtgtagaaattagggttttttacgTGTGAAGAAGATGACAACTGTGGGCACGAGTTCGAGTCATCCAAGCTTTACAAATGGAAGACGTTTGGGATTTTGATACTATTGATGTTGAAGTAGACAAGAATTTGAAGAAGCAAACCAAGAGATGCAATGATGCGTTCTTGAACAACTTGTGTCCCGACATAGTTGGTGAAGAAGGTGATGACTTTACAGTCCCTGAAATTGAACATATCGACGATGATGTTGACTTAAATGAAGATGATATGGTGGAGCATGAAGATCATTTAAACTTAATGCGAGAAAGAAGCGGGTCTGATGAAGTATATGGGTCTGATGAAGAAGTATCAAGTGAAAGTGACCAAGATTCTAAGCTTGAGTTTGAGTACAGCACCCATGATCCAAAGGTTAAATGGAAGAAGATGAGACCACTTCTGGGAGAGAGGTATGAATCAACCCATCAATTAAAGTTATGTTTAACTAACCATGCTATTTATGTTGGTTATAAGATAAAGTTCAAGAAATGTGATAGTGTTAGGCTAATTGTTGTATGTGCTAGTGATCCACAAAAATTTCAATGTCCATTTAATGTTAGGGCTTACTGGATGAACACAGAGAGGTCGTTTCAAAATAAGAAACTTGTTAACAAACATAGGTGTGTTAGGAATTACAAAAATACCAACCTTATGGTCCAACATGGTTAGGAAACCAGTTACTGAAAGAACTGATTAGAAAGCCCAAGTTGAAGTGTAAGGATATGcaggtaattatccaaagcagaTTCCACTGCAATGTGTCATGGTCAAAGTGCTATAGAGCAAAGTGTAGGGCCATGTCTTTGATAAAAGGGAGATTGAGTGACGACTATGCTAAACTATGGGATTATGGTGGTGATATGTTGAGATCAAATCTAGGTAGTTCAATTAAAATTATTGTAACACctgtttaattattatttaaataaataaattaatgaatgaatagaagccctaaaataaataactaTATGTCAAATGATGGTCTCGTAGAGCTAATTGTCACACTTTAAGAGATTTGGGGTTAAAATTGTAAAATCcggacttaatttgtaagtattatGGAAGGCAGGGACTAAATGATAATTATTGGGACTTcattgaagagattttggaggcctAGGGGCGGTTTGGTAAATCAGGTATCAAGTTTGAAAGGAATTTTCGAAGCTGGGGTAGAATAGGTAAATTTTGGGCTTAGTTTGGAAAAGATATGGTAAGGAGGGACTGGTTGTGACAAATCTGTAGAGAGTTTATATGGGATACGGGAATTTAACCCATCACCATGCATCGGCGTAcaaaaaccctaaacctaatatCATATGCAGCCGCCACTCTCACCTCACCCACCTTCGGCGCCGCTGCTACCTCCGACCACCTAGCACCGCCAAATGGCCTCTGTCGCCAGCAATAATGGAGACCGATGAGAATCGGGATCACGCAGTGCATTAGTCGAAGATTAGAGAAGGATACGTGTAACGCCCTGTTCCTAAGAGTACTTAATTGTGAGTCCTcgggatttaagaggaagggtattttggtctttttgtgggaaaagtggaaaaggagggccaaatatgaaatttggggCACgccaagtacgcccagcgtaaatgtataaatggacgcgggtgcaaggttgagtatgcccagcgtactctcagagttctaaaaccctaaaattagggtcagccactatataaggaacatgttggttcataccctagcctccataagccctctcttaacctcagaaaccctagatagctgttccacctccattgttgggtgtgtttggccttggaaagcttattttggcaaaggagaggctagaagaagaaagaggaagttgtcaaagaaggagt encodes:
- the LOC111920712 gene encoding aspartyl protease family protein At5g10770 produces the protein MAPSNSTIMFLSYCFLFVLIVAGKRSATERSEAKVDAIAHHYQTVKLSSFLSSSICSPSTKRDKKYGSLKVVHKHGPCSKFSKNIMKPITMEEILTHDQSRFDAIKSRLTTTTTTGKKGIKTSMATMPATSGTLFNSGNYIVTIGMGTPKKDLSLIMDTGSDLTWTQCQPCSGSCYSQQDPMFSPSLSTTYSNISCTSTECSLLPSATGNLPGCRSLTCVYGIRYGDGSYSVGEFAKEKLTLSKNEEFDNFMFGCGQTNDGDYGTATGLLGLGSGKLSIVSQTANKYGKVFSYCLPSTDSSSGYLTFGKSGISRNVKYTPLLTSLGGSTFFNVKLVSMTIGNTRIAMRSSMIMDSGTVITRLPPKAYLALRNTFRAEMTQYPLTKPLSILDTCYDLSNHTDVRMPTISMGFGQNVNVGIQPQGALIATSRDKMCLAFTGNDDDSEPSIYGNIQQMTTQIVYDMAEGKVGFSPQGCE